One window from the genome of Bacillus mesophilus encodes:
- a CDS encoding alpha/beta hydrolase — MKRVLPKPFFFEGGERAVLLLHGFTGNSADCRMLARYLEKNGYTCYGPQYRGHGVPPEELVQYGPDDWWEDVTEAYQFLKEKGYEKIAVAGLSLGGVFSLKLGYTVPIKGIVTMCAPMYIKSEEVMYKGILEYAREYKQQEGKSNEEIDAEMETFKQKPMKTLKALQELISDVRKQVDLVYAPTFVVQSRHDHMINTDSANIIYNEVESIDKKIKWYEESGHVITLDKERDVLHEDVLKFLENIKW; from the coding sequence ATGAAGAGAGTATTACCGAAACCATTCTTCTTTGAAGGGGGAGAACGGGCTGTTTTATTATTACACGGATTCACCGGAAATTCAGCTGACTGCAGAATGTTAGCTAGATATTTAGAAAAGAATGGATATACCTGCTATGGACCACAGTATAGAGGACATGGTGTACCTCCAGAGGAACTAGTACAATATGGACCAGATGATTGGTGGGAGGATGTAACAGAAGCCTATCAGTTTCTTAAGGAAAAAGGATATGAAAAGATTGCCGTTGCCGGACTCTCGTTAGGCGGGGTATTTTCCCTAAAATTGGGTTATACTGTACCAATAAAGGGAATCGTAACTATGTGTGCACCTATGTATATTAAAAGTGAAGAAGTTATGTACAAAGGGATCCTAGAATATGCAAGAGAGTACAAGCAACAAGAAGGTAAATCTAATGAAGAAATTGACGCTGAAATGGAGACTTTCAAACAGAAACCAATGAAGACGCTAAAGGCTCTTCAAGAGTTAATTTCTGATGTTAGAAAACAGGTAGACTTAGTTTACGCTCCAACCTTCGTTGTTCAATCAAGACATGATCATATGATTAACACAGATAGTGCAAATATTATTTACAATGAAGTTGAATCGATTGATAAGAAAATCAAGTGGTACGAAGAGTCAGGCCATGTTATCACTCTCGATAAAGAGAGAGATGTGCTTCATGAAGATGTTCTGAAGTTTTTAGAAAATATTAAGTGGTAA